The following proteins come from a genomic window of Vicia villosa cultivar HV-30 ecotype Madison, WI unplaced genomic scaffold, Vvil1.0 ctg.000894F_1_1, whole genome shotgun sequence:
- the LOC131632023 gene encoding uncharacterized protein LOC131632023: MPGNEGVDRVHNFFGQENLSQGQYHSQAVDGNWPGLNNNIWVGSQRSTGVPFISNLKNFNQQQSDSEQGHISSPHMRHSLNLSQSNLRSESGRNQLPNQQAAVSGYMQGQQVFQTRHSGSNIMGMDTESDWHSLSRGIPMPESQGSSGLELYKKNLARNDAGDSPVNFDFFGSQQQVSGRQNGMLQPLPRQHSGINEMHLLQQQALLNQMQELQRQQQFHQLEAKQHNSMAPAQSISKQTVTGHSASLINGNPVNEASNFMWQPDVTPSNANWLQRGASPVMHGSSNGVMLSSEQGQALRMMGLVHNQGGDQSLYGVPVSGSGGTPNLFYHFQADKPAMPQVSFPQQYSHVHGNKSTLPHITPGGSPFPAHQYNAFSDQSNRNDGPLVSRQDIQEKSMFGPTAHGINSRVNVENLQQMNSEQRIVSMQDFNGRQELAGSSELSSQDKIVQVPPSQNVATLDPTEEKILFGSDDSLWDGFGTNIGDFNMLDGTDSSSGFPSLQSGSWSALMQSAVAETSSSDMGIQEEWSGLGFRNTGQLSGNEQPSTTDGSKQQSVWANNNLQSPSNLNSRPFIQPNNVSRPPTAENHCSVSELHQSGPDSSHQQHDRLQTDSQRPIPQYLERGRWLDCSPQQKQFSEVGHIHGKTTNSSGLEKNEKVLSDYWTHQPTTSSCSGSGGPFNKSDGWEVSNSTPLDRSSTFKTQENENSLKHHHEKAVHEEMSQVPASWEPNSDANLSAGSEHEKSTDNMQICREDSGMNGIAALPNSVPAWFSQPSSKKLPNVDVCRDSESAGSYKRNEGSGKYKHLMENPLILESSKNGKFEGDADDAEDCNKIEKSEDGLGSNPSHPRDDSMRENANFDGNDLHSPKSAGQAHQRSSITRKFQYHPMGDLGVEVEPYGNKQVINSQAMNHHHFGGLKDQGNIYSSLGQSKYGHFDVNYSETEKGESEKLDNNVSKGVLPTQIPKTMTPLDRSVGNYALQNTALPRVPETESSDGFAAHPQRNQSSSTQGFGLQLAPPTQGPAMVFSHGSSGSGVTALHMSETGDKGHSRLATNQTFPPQESSPEENRDNISNTTGQVFGKASQYSVLGNIPPAFTSGFPFSKNHNQNQNIAQLGGQVTNNQPASSNQIDEYGERAQASQPEIASAQDMSQPSGTDQIHGSQPSGIYGASLHGTPLNVMQNLWTSVSSRQHPNASKISSLSKQINNCGMIADFSNPGDQGPEKDGKELSSIGAEEAAVPSHLIDPVVKCVSDASQPNLAATSRDDEALGQSLRPNSVLNYNFSSLNQFQSMRNMEIDPSTREAKRLRVSDNMPNRQQVDSNHEQQLSYGYNNVVKDVSGNYSSITSSDPSMLCSSAKPHHVQDINATSQEVIGDDQEKSVNVSDSNKAVSIRSGHYPINPQMAPSWFEQYGAFKNGKILPVYDAQKITAAKTMDHPFIIPNQSDSLHFQKSIEQVNSRSDAQLSSTRHSPIPASVESENVCSQLSTPTGEPDLLSFNSKKRKSSLSGLLSWHKELTQGSERLRDLSAAELLWARTANRLAEKVEAGAGAVEDLSVMLKSKRRLVLTTQLMQQLLSPPPAVVLVEDMKLHHESVVYSVSRLTLGEACSSISWSECDTLPSGSTNLLPKKGTSADNVDHYILKVMDLFDRTRKLEDDILRLDSRASILDLRVECQDLERFSVINRFAKFHSRGQHDGAETSSSSDTTFQRFFPVKLVTEVPLPRNLPDRVQCLSL, translated from the exons ATGCCTGGAAACGAAGGAGTAGACAGGGTCCATAATTTTTTTGGTCAAGAAAACTTGTCCCAGGGACAGTATCATTCACAAGCGGTTGATGGGAACTGGCCAGGACTGAACAATAATATATGGGTTGGCAGCCAGAGATCAACTGGTGTGCCTTTTATTTCCAATTTGAAGAATTTTAATCAACAGCAATCTG ATTCGGAGCAGGGACACATAAGCTCTCCACATATGCGTCATAGTCTGAACCTATCACAATCAAATTTGAGGTCTGAGTCTGGAAGAAATCAGCTGCCAAACCAACAAGCAGCTGTAAGTGGCTACATGCAGGGACAACAGGTTTTCCAGACTAGGCACAGTGGATCTAATATTATGGGAATGGATACAGAATCTGATTGGCACAGCCTATCAAGAGGAATACCCATGCCAGAGTCACAAGGGAGTAGTGGTCTTGAGCTTTATAAGAAAAATTTGGCTAGGAATGATGCTGGCGATTCTCCTGTCAATTTTGATTTCTTTGGAAGTCAACAGCAAGTTAGTGGCCGCCAGAATGGAATGCTTCAGCCTTTACCTAGACAGCATTCAGGAATAAATGAAATGCATCTATTACAGCAGCAAGCATTACTTAACCAGATGCAAGAACTTCAAAGGCAGCAACAATTTCATCAACTAGAAGCAAAGCAACATAATTCTATGGCCCCAGCCCAGTCTATTTCAAAACAAACAGTTACTGGCCATTCCGCATCTCTTATTAATGGAAATCCTGTAAATGAGGCATCTAACTTTATGTGGCAGCCTGATGTTACACCAAGTAATGCAAATTGGCTCCAGCGTGGTGCATCTCCAGTTATGCACGGGTCCTCTAATGGGGTTATGTTATCTTCCGAACAAGGACAAGCATTACGCATGATGGGTTTGGTTCATAATCAGGGAGGAGACCAGTCTCTTTATGGGGTTCCAGTATCTGGGTCAGGAGGCACTCCTAACCTTTTTTATCATTTTCAAGCAGATAAGCCTGCAATGCCTCAAGTTTCTTTCCCACAGCAATACTCTCATGTTCATGGGAACAAATCTACACTGCCTCATATAACACCCGGTGGTAGTCCATTCCCAGCTCACCAATATAATGCGTTTTCAGATCAAAGTAACAGAAATGATGGACCCTTAGTTTCAAGACAGGATATTCAAGAAAAGAGCATGTTTGGACCTACTGCTCATGGTATAAATAGTAGAGTCAATGTGGAAAACTTGCAGCAAATGAATTCTGAGCAAAGAATTGTATCAATGCAAGATTTTAATGGGAGACAAGAACTAGCTGGATCTTCAGAGCTATCATCACAAGACAAGATAGTGCAGGTTCCTCCTTCACAAAACGTAGCTACACTAGATCCAACTGAAGAGAAGATTTTGTTTGGCTCAGATGATAGCCTGTGGGATGGATTTGGTACGAATATAGGTGACTTTAATATGCTGGATGGTACAGATAGTTCTAGTGGATTTCCATCCCTTCAGAGTGGGAGTTGGAGTGCGCTTATGCAGTCTGCTGTAGCAGAAACATCCAGTAGTGACATGGGTATCCAGGAGGAGTGGAGTGGTCTAGGTTTTCGGAATACGGGGCAGTTATCTGGAAACGAGCAACCTTCAACTACTGATGGCAGCAAACAGCAATCCGTTTGGGCTAACAATAACTTGCAATCACCTTCCAATTTAAATTCAAGACCTTTTATTCAGCCCAACAATGTTAGTAGGCCCCCAACAGCTGAAAACCATTGTAGTGTTTCTGAATTACATCAGTCAGGTCCCGACTCTTCACATCAACAGCATGACAGATTACAGACCGATTCTCAGAGACCAATTCCACAGTATTTAGAAAGAGGCAGGTGGTTAGATTGCAGTCCTCAGCAAAAACAGTTCTCTGAAGTTGGTCATATACATGGAAAAACTACCAACTCTTCTGGtttagaaaaaaatgaaaaggtTCTATCAGATTATTGGACACATCAACCCACCACATCATCATGTAGTGGTAGTGGCGGTCCATTTAATAAGTCTGATGGTTGGGAAGTTTCAAACTCAACCCCATTGGATCGTAGTTCTACTTTCAAAACCCAAGAAAATGAAAACTCATTGAAGCACCATCACGAGAAAGCTGTGCATGAAGAGATGAGCCAGGTACCTGCTTCATGGGAGCCCAATTCTGATGCTAATTTATCTGCTGGGTCAGAACATGAGAAATCTACTGATAACATGCAAATTTGTCGGGAGGATTCTGGTATGAATGGTATTGCTGCATTACCAAATTCGGTCCCTGCATGGTTCAGCCAGCCAAGCAGCAAGAAGCTCCCTAACGTGGATGTATGTAGAGATTCAGAGTCAGCAGGTAGCTATAAAAGAAATGAAGGTTCAGGAAAATACAAGCATCTTATGGAGAACCCTTTAATTTTAGAATCATCTAAGAATGGAAAATTTGAAGGTGATGCAGATGATGCGGAAGACtgtaataaaattgaaaaatcagaagatggtcttggaTCTAATCCTTCTCATCCAAGAGATGATAGTATGAGAgaaaatgcaaattttgatggaaATGATTTGCATAGCCCAAAGTCAGCTGGTCAGGCACATCAAAGATCTTCGATAACTCGTAAATTTCAGTATCATCCGATGGGGGATCTTGGTGTTGAAGTGGAACCTTATGGAAACAAACAGGTCATAAATTCACAAGCTATGAACCATCACCACTTTGGAGGACTTAAAGATCAGGGAAATATCTATAGCTCTCTTGGGCAATCAAAGTATGGACATTTTGATGTGAATTATAGTGAAACAGAGAAG GGTGAGTCAGAGAAATTGGATAATAATGTTTCAAAAGGCGTACTCCCTACGCAAATCCCAAAAACAATGACTCCTTTGGATAGAAGTGTCGGTAATTATGCCTTGCAGAATACTGCTTTACCCAG GGTGCCTGAAACTGAATCTTCAGATGGATTTGCTGCACATCCTCAGAGGAATCAAAGTTCTTCTACTCAGGGCTTTGGATTACAATTGGCTCCACCTACTCAGGGGCCTGCCATGGTATTTTCTCATGGCTCATCCGGTTCAGGTGTTACTGCACTTCACATGTCTGAGACAGGGGATAAGGGACATTCACGGTTAGCTACTAACCAGACTTTTCCTCCTCAAGAGTCATCTCCTGAGGAGAATAGGGATAATATTTCTAATACCACAGGGCAAGTTTTTGGTAAGGCTTCTCAGTACAGTGTGCTGGGGAACATTCCACCGGCTTTTACATCTGGCTTTCCATTCTCCAAGAAccataatcagaatcagaatataGCTCAGCTTGGTGGACAAGTAACAAATAATCAGCCGGCTTCCTCGAATCAGATAGATGAATACGGTGAAAGAGCTCAAGCTAGTCAACCTGAAATTGCATCTGCTCAGGACATGTCCCAGCCGAGTGGTACAGATCAAATTCATGGCAGTCAGCCTTCTGGTATATATGGTGCATCCCTGCATGGAACCCCTTTGAACGTTATGCAGAATTTATGGACCAGTGTTTCTAGCAGGCAACATCCTAATGCTTCGAAGATTTCATCACTGTCCAAACAAATTAACAACTGTGGAATGATTGCTGACTTCAGCAATCCAGGTGATCAGGGTCCAGAGAAAGATGGTAAGGAATTATCTTCCATTGGTGCTGAAGAGGCTGCAGTTCCATCACACCTGATAGACCCTGTTGTGAAATGTGTATCCGATGCTTCTCAACCAAACCTAGCTGCGACCTCTAGAGACGACGAGGCTCTAGGTCAGTCTTTAAGACCAAACAGTGTTTTGAATTACAATTTCTCATCTCTGAATCAATTCCAATCCATGAGAAACATGGAGATTGATCCTAGTACTCGGGAAGCCAAGAGATTAAGAGTTTCAGATAATATGCCAAACAGACAGCAGGTAGATTCCAACCACGAACAACAATTGTCATATGGATATAACAATGTGGTCAAAGATGTATCTGGAAATTATTCTTCCATCACATCATCAGATCCCAGTATGTTATGCTCGTCAGCAAAGCCACATCATGTACAGGACATAAATGCAACTTCTCAGGAGGTGATTGGAGATGATCAGGAAAAATCTGTTAATGTTTCAGATAGTAATAAAGCAGTTTCTATTAGAAGTGGTCATTATCCAATAAATCCTCAGATGGCACCATCGTGGTTTGAACAATATGGAGCTTTTAAGAATGGTAAGATATTGCCTGTTTATGATGCACAGAAGATAACTGCTGCGAAGACTATGGACCATCCTTTCATTATACCAAACCAATCAGATAGTCTGCATTTCCAAAAGTCAATAGAGCAAGTTAATAGTCGTAGTGATGCTCAACTTAGTAGCACCAGGCATAGTCCAATACCTGCTTCAGTTGAAAGCGAGAATGTATGTTCTCAGTTATCGACTCCTACGGGTGAACCTGATTTACTTAGTTTTAATTCAAAGAAGCGTAAAAGTTCCTTATCTGGACTCCTGTCATGGCATAAAGAACTTACTCAGGGTTCTGAACGGCTTCGAGATCTCAG TGCGGCAGAATTATTATGGGCCCGAACTGCAAACAGATTGGCTGAGAAG GTTGAAGCTGGTGCTGGGGCTGTTGAAGATCTATCAGTGATGTTGAAGTCAAAAAGAAGACTTGTCTTGACTACACAACTTATGCAGCAACTGCTAAGCCCGCCTCCTGCAGTAGTTCTTGTAGAAGATATGAAGTTGCATCATGAGAGTGTGGTCTACTCGGTTTCCAGATTAACATTAGGAGAAGCATGCAGTTCTATCTCATGGTCTGAATGTGATACTTTGCCTTCGGGCAGCACAAACCT ACTGCCCAAAAAAGGGACATCAGCTGACAATGTTGATCATTACATTTTGAAAGTTATGGATTTATTTGATAGAACAAGGAAACTGGAAGATGATATATTGAG ATTGGATAGCAGAGCCTCAATTTTGGACTTGAGAGTAGAGTGTCAGGATTTAGAAAGATTTTCTGTGATCAATAGATTTGCCAAGTTCCATTCACGGGGACAGCATGATGGGGCAGAGACCTCATCATCCTCTGATACTACTTTTCAGAGATTTTTTCCCGTGAAACTTGTTACTGAAGTTCCATTGCCTAGGAATCTCCCGGACAGGGTACAATGTCTTTCActttga